Genomic segment of Deltaproteobacteria bacterium:
CGCGGCTCGTGGGTCGGCCTGGGCGTCCTGGTGTCCGCGGTGGTGGTGCCGGTGGCGCTGACGCTCATGAAGAAGGAGCCCGCCGACATGGGCCTGGCGCCCTACAAACGGGGCGGCGCCGTCGCGGGCGAACGCCACACCCTCGCCCCGGACCTGCCGCCGCGGGAAGCGTTCCTTTCGCGGACCTTCTTCTTCATCGTCCTGGCCTACGGGCTGTGCGGCTTTCAGGACTTCTTCTTCGTGACCCAGTTCATCCCCTTCGCCACGGACGCCGGCCTGACGAGCCAGCACGCCTCCAACATCCAGGGGCTCGCCGGGCTGTTCAGCATGGCCGGCGTCCTCGCGTTCCCGGCGCTCACGGTGAAGCTCGGACACGGCCCGCCGCTGTCCTTCATGTTCCTCCTGCGCATAGTCTGCTTCGGGTTGCTGGCGTTCTCGTCCGCGGAACCGGCGATATTCACGGCCGCGCTGTTGATGGGCTTCACGCTGATGGCCACCGCTCCCCTGGCCGCGGCCATGACCGGCGACTACTTCGGGGTCCGGCACATCGGCCTGATCACCGGCGCGATCCTCTGGATGCACCACACCGGCGGGGCGCTCGGCGCCCTTTCGGGAGGCCTCGTCCACGACGCCACCGGCTCGTACGGCGGGATGTTCCTGGCGTGTCTCGTCATGGCGTTCGCGGGGGCGGCGGTGTGCCTGGGAATCCGTCCCCCGTCTCAGTCATCCTCGGCGGCCAACTCGTCGCGGTACTTTCGCCACCGGCCCCGGAACTGATGGTAGGTCAGACCGAGCGCCCTTGCCGCGTCGCGCTGGTTGTAGCGCGCCTCCGCAAGGCTCTCGCGGATCATTCGCACCTCCAGCTCTCTCACCGCCTCCTCGAGAGACCTGTCCGGCTCTTCGGGGACCCGCGCCGGGGGGGCCGGCACCGGCGCCGGCGCCTCGATGCCCTCGCTCGCGCCCGTGCCGAAAGGCGAAACGAAAGGATCGAAGACGAGCTCGTCGATGGTGGCCGTATAGGAGCGATACACCGCGCGCTCCACCACGTTCCTGAGCTCTCGCACGTTGCCGGGCCAGGCGTAGCTCTCCATTTGCGCCACCGCGCGACGGCTGAATTGGGGGAGAGCCTCCCGGCCCAGCTCATGCGCCATGCGCGCGGCAAAGTGGTTGGCCAGCAACAGGATGTCCTCTCCGCGACGGCGCAACGGTGGTACGAAGAGGACGTCGAACGACAGCCTGTCGAGCAGGTCAAGCTTGAAACCGCCCTGGCGGGCCAGCGAGGGCAGGTCCGCGTTGGTCGCGCCGATGATTCTCGTGTCCACTTGGACCGGTTGCGAAGATCCCACCCTTTCGAAACTGCCGTACTCCACCACCCGAAGGATCTTCTCCTGGACCTCCGTGGGGGTCTGAGCGATTTCATCCAGGAAGAGGGTCCCCTCCGTTGCCGCCTCGAAGCGTCCGGTGCGCCGTTGATGCGCGCCGGTGAAAGCGCCCTCCTCGTGGCCGAACAGCTCCGACTCCAGCAGCGTCGGCGCCAACGCCGCGCAGTTCAGGGCAACGAGCGGCCCGCGCCAACGCTGTGACAGATAGTGCAGCTTGGCCGCGGCCAGTTCCTTGCCGGTACCGCGTTCACCGATCAACAGGATCGGACGATCGACGTTGGCGGCACGGGACAGCGTTTCCTGAAAGTCCAGAAAGGCGTTGGACTGTCCCAGCGGCTCCGTGTAGGATTCGGGCATGGACCCTCCCATGGATGGTGAATGATACCATATAGTGGCTGTATGAACCAATACTGGGTATTATTCACCAACACCACG
This window contains:
- the pspF gene encoding phage shock protein operon transcriptional activator; translation: MPESYTEPLGQSNAFLDFQETLSRAANVDRPILLIGERGTGKELAAAKLHYLSQRWRGPLVALNCAALAPTLLESELFGHEEGAFTGAHQRRTGRFEAATEGTLFLDEIAQTPTEVQEKILRVVEYGSFERVGSSQPVQVDTRIIGATNADLPSLARQGGFKLDLLDRLSFDVLFVPPLRRRGEDILLLANHFAARMAHELGREALPQFSRRAVAQMESYAWPGNVRELRNVVERAVYRSYTATIDELVFDPFVSPFGTGASEGIEAPAPVPAPPARVPEEPDRSLEEAVRELEVRMIRESLAEARYNQRDAARALGLTYHQFRGRWRKYRDELAAEDD
- a CDS encoding MFS transporter, with protein sequence MQTPPPTPAPAGFQSTFFYGWIILLGGFLILVVDGGVRFSFGVLVKPLAAEFGWDRGAITFAYTLNMFVFGFGQMMAGRMLDRYGPRLLFSVSALLASAGIFLTSRTNSIPELYFYYGVVTAVGVSGITIGVVSSTVSRWFLSLRGVIGGIAVTGTSFGHFAVIPALAYSQARFGWRGSWVGLGVLVSAVVVPVALTLMKKEPADMGLAPYKRGGAVAGERHTLAPDLPPREAFLSRTFFFIVLAYGLCGFQDFFFVTQFIPFATDAGLTSQHASNIQGLAGLFSMAGVLAFPALTVKLGHGPPLSFMFLLRIVCFGLLAFSSAEPAIFTAALLMGFTLMATAPLAAAMTGDYFGVRHIGLITGAILWMHHTGGALGALSGGLVHDATGSYGGMFLACLVMAFAGAAVCLGIRPPSQSSSAANSSRYFRHRPRN